A genomic stretch from Acidobacteriota bacterium includes:
- a CDS encoding DUF1501 domain-containing protein — MPITRREFVRGGVAAFTMGFAAPAFLADLARAQGASRRNLVILYLSGGNDALSTVVPYNDASYYSRRPALAVPAGEVLQIGSDRSGVALGLHPRLAGLRQIFDAGRLAIIQRTGYENSSRSHFQGTDIWSSADPRSPQGTGWLGRYLDLLPPPVDPLVAWNTARETPRTLLARTVGVPAIASVQNYAFASPNKGAEASYERLAAAAIASHVPIDQPHLAFVNASAQAALATLDRVASVAQYRATVAYPNNGFGQALSAIAGAMARGIGTRVFWVQTGGFDTHAGQNTLAGTYATLMGTLNDGVTAFYNDLANQGLLQDTLLIQFSEFGRRITENGSQGTDHGAAGVMMAIGGGVRGGIYGTAPNLGATPDNPTLENNGADVHYETDFRSVYAKVIDSWLGASSVRILNGDFRAAAPAFL, encoded by the coding sequence ATGCCGATCACCAGGCGTGAGTTCGTGCGGGGGGGCGTGGCGGCGTTCACGATGGGGTTTGCCGCGCCCGCGTTCCTGGCGGACCTCGCGCGCGCGCAGGGCGCGTCGCGCCGCAACCTCGTCATCCTCTATCTGAGCGGCGGCAACGACGCGCTCAGCACCGTCGTTCCCTACAACGATGCGTCGTACTACAGCCGCCGGCCGGCGCTGGCCGTCCCGGCCGGCGAGGTGCTGCAGATCGGCAGCGATCGCAGCGGCGTCGCGCTGGGGCTGCACCCGCGGCTCGCGGGGCTGCGGCAGATCTTCGACGCGGGACGGCTGGCCATCATCCAGCGCACCGGCTACGAGAACTCGAGCCGCTCGCATTTTCAGGGGACGGACATCTGGTCCAGCGCCGACCCGCGCTCGCCGCAGGGGACCGGGTGGCTCGGGCGCTATCTGGATCTGCTGCCGCCGCCGGTGGACCCGCTCGTCGCGTGGAACACCGCCCGCGAGACGCCGCGCACGCTGCTGGCACGCACGGTCGGCGTGCCCGCGATCGCCAGCGTGCAGAACTACGCGTTTGCGAGCCCGAACAAAGGGGCGGAAGCCTCGTACGAGCGGCTGGCGGCGGCGGCCATCGCGTCCCACGTGCCGATCGACCAGCCGCACCTCGCGTTCGTGAACGCGAGCGCGCAGGCCGCGCTGGCCACGCTGGACCGCGTCGCGTCGGTCGCGCAGTATCGCGCCACCGTCGCGTACCCGAACAACGGCTTCGGCCAGGCGCTCAGCGCCATCGCGGGCGCGATGGCGCGCGGCATCGGCACCCGGGTGTTCTGGGTGCAGACCGGCGGCTTCGACACGCATGCGGGACAGAACACGCTCGCCGGCACGTACGCGACGCTGATGGGAACGCTCAACGACGGGGTGACCGCCTTCTACAACGACCTGGCCAACCAGGGGCTGCTGCAGGACACGCTCCTCATCCAGTTCTCGGAGTTCGGCCGCCGGATCACCGAAAACGGCAGCCAGGGCACCGATCACGGCGCGGCGGGCGTGATGATGGCGATTGGCGGCGGCGTGCGCGGCGGGATCTACGGCACCGCGCCGAACCTCGGCGCGACGCCCGACAATCCCACGCTCGAAAACAACGGCGCCGACGTCCACTACGAGACCGACTTCCGTTCCGTGTACGCGAAGGTGATCGACTCGTGGCTCGGCGCCAGCTCGGTGCGGATCCTGAACGGCGACTTCCGCGCCGCTGCCCCCGCGTTCCTCTGA